GCGCGCAGCGCACGCATGGCCACGCCAATGCGGGCGGCGCGCACGGCACTGGGCTCCATCTCGTTCCTCGCACTCGAGGCCATGGGCGGCACGCTCACGCTGGCCTTCGGCTTTGCCAACACGGCTGCGGCCATAGCGCTTGTCACGGCTGTCATCTTCGCCATTACCCTGCCGCTCTGCGCAACGGCTGCGCGCGCGGGGCTGGATATCGACCTGCTCACGCGCGGCACCGGCTTTGGCTATATCGGCTCGACCATCACCTCGCTGCTCTATGCCATTTTCACCTTCATCTTCTTCGGGCTTGAGGCCGCGATCCTGGCGGGCACGCTGCACGGGCTGCTGGGCATGAAGCTGTGGCTGGCGTATCTGCTGTGCGCGGTCATCATCATTCCGCTGGTCACGTGGGGCATCACGTTCATCGCCCGCTTCCAGATCGCGACGCAGCCGGTCTGGCTGGCCCTCAACCTCATTCCCCTTGTGGTGATGGCGGGCCTCCACCCCGACCTGCTGGGGCAGTGGACGCATTTCAGCACGTCTTACGGGGCGCCCGGGCGCATCGACCCCCTTGCCGTGGGCACCGCTGCCTCGCTCATGATCGTGCTGGTGTGCCAGAGTGCGGAGCAGATCGACTTCCTGCGCTTTTTGCCCGAACCCACGCGTTGCAACCGGCGGCAGTGGTGGACGGCGCTGTTGCTGGGCGGGCCGGGCTGGGTGGTGCTTGATGCCTTCAAGCTGCTGGCGGGGTCGTTTCTGGCATGGGTGGTGCTGCGGGCGGGCTTTTCACCGCTGCAGGCGGTGCAGCCCGGAGTGATGTACCGTTTTGCCTGGGGCAGCTTCACCCCCGCCCCGGTGGCAACCGCGCTGACGGTGGCCCTGGTGGCGCTGGCGCAGGTCAAGGTCAACATCACCAATGCCTATGCCGGGTCGCTGGCGTGGTCGAACTTCTTTTCGCGCCTGACCCATACCCATCCGGGCCGGGTGTTCTATGTCATCTTCAATGTCATGATTGCGCTTTTGCTGATGGAGGCCGGGCTGGTCAGCACCATCCAGACCGGCATAACGCTGTATGGCGTTCTGGCCTGCGCGTGGATCGGCGCGATACTGGGGGATGTGGCGCTGTGCAAGCCGCTTGGCCTGAGCCCGCCCTTTGTCGAGTTCAAGCGCGCGCTACTGCCGGACTTCAACATTGTAGGTCTTGGGGCATGGGGTATTGCCGCAGGCACGGGCGTTACGGCTTTTATGGGCTATCTGGGCCCCATGGCCGCGGCCTATGCCCCCTTCCTGACACTGGTGGTGGCCTTTGGCGCAGCACCGGTGCTGGCGTGGCTGACCGGGGGGCGCACCTATCTGGCCCGCCCGCAGCCCGCGGGCTGGAACGACCGGCCCGCCATGACCTGCGTGATCTGCGAACACACCTTCGAGGCACGGGACATGGCCCCCTGCCCCGCCTATGGCGGCACAATCTGCTCGCTGTGCTGCTCGCTCGACGGGCGCTGCCGCGACCGCTGCAAGCCCGTCTCGACCCGCATGGGCAGCCAGCTTGCCGCCCCGCTCCGCGCCCTGCCGCCCCGCCTGCGCCGCTGGCTTGTCGCACCTGCGGGGCGCTTTACGCTCATGCTGGCTGGCATGGCGCTGGGCATGGGGCTGCTGGCATGGACAACGGGCCATGCGTGGCGTGGCATCATGGTGCCGGTCTTTCTGGCGGGCACGGTGGGCGCGTGGCTGCTGGTCATGGCGCAGCAGGGGCGGCGCACCGCCACGCGCGAGACCCTGCACCAGACCCGCCAGCTCATGAACGAGATCCGCGCCCGCCGCCGCACCGACCATGCGCTGAAGCTGGCGCGTGAAAAGGCCGAGGCCGCAAGCCTGGCCAAGACCCGCTACATCAGCGGCATCAGCCACGAGATCCGCTCGCCGCTCAACGCCATCATGGGCTATATCCAGCTCCTGCAGCACGATACGCGCCTGCCGCCCGAGCGCCACCAGGCGCTGGGCATCATGCGCGAAAGTGGCGAGCACATCACCAGCATCCTTTCAGGCCTGCTTGACATCTCGCGCATCGAGGCCGGGCGGATCGAACTGCATGCCGATACCATCGCCCTGCCCGCTTTTGTGGAATCAGTCGCCCAGATGATCCGCCCGCAGGCACAGGCGCGCGGGCTGGAGCTGATATGGCGGCCCGGCTACCTGCCTGCCGTGGTGACGTGCGATGAGCACCGCCTGCGCCAGATCCTGCTCAACCTGCTGTCAAACGCGGTCAAGTTCACCCGGCAGGGCACGGTCACGTTCTCGGCCAGGTGGCAGGGGCAGATTGCGGAATTCATCATAGAAGACACCGGCCCCGGCATTGCAGAGGAAGACCATGCCCGCATTTTCGAGCCCTTTGAGCGCGGAAGTGCCAGCGCGGGCGTGCCGGGCACCGGGCTGGGACTAACCATCACCCGGCTGCTGACCGAAATTCTGGGCGGCGAACTGACCTTTACCAGCACGCCGGGCAAGGGCTCGCGCTTCAGGGTGCGGCTCATGCTCTCTGACCGGCAGGTGGAACTGCCCGCGCGCCTGCCCGCCTTCCCCACCGGGTATGAAGGGCCACGCCGCACGGTGCTGGTGGTCGATGACAATGCCGAGCACCGCCTGATCATGCGCGAGATCCTTGAACGCTGCGGCTTTGCCTTTGAAGGAGCGGAAAGCGGGGCGGAATGCCTCGACCGCCTGCCGCTGGTGCAGCCCGACCTGCTGCTGCTCGACCTGTCCATGCCGGGCATGGACGGGCGCGATCTGGCCCTGCGCATCCGCCGCTCGGCCCATGCCCGCGTGCCGATCATGTTCCTGACCGGCAACCTGGTGGAAAGTGCCAACCGCCATGTCCCCTCCCTTGAGGACTGCCCCGTGCTGGGCAAGCCGGTGAACCTGTCGGTTCTGGTCACCAAGATGGGCCAGATGCTGGGCCTTGAATGGATCTTTCCGGCCCCTGATGAGCCTGACACGGCGCCACTGGCGCCACCAGATACAGATACCCCCACCACCCTGCCCGAGGCGGAGCGCGCGGCCCTGCTGGCCCTGCTTGATGGCGGCAACCTGCGCCACCTGCGCGCCCACCTGACCACCCTGCGCGACCAGCATCCGGCCCTCAGCGGTGCAATCGAACCGCTGCTGGTCCTTGCCACGTCCTACCAGCTTGAAGCCTTGCGACACCACCTGGAGCGACCCACGCCATGACCGTGCCCGATCCATCCCGCAAATCCGTTCTTGTCATTGATGATGACCCGGCCGTTCTGGGCCTGATGGACGAAAAACTGACTGATGGCGGCTATACGGTGCTGCTGGCGCAGTCCGGCATGGCAGCGCTTGCCGTGGTGGCGCGCACCGTGCCGGACCTGATCATGGTCGATGCCCTCATGCCCGGCATGAACGGGTGGGAAGTCTGCGCGGCGCTGCATGATGACCCGCGCCTGAATCTTGTGCCCATCATCTTCATGACCGGCCTGACCGAGACCGAGCATGTAATCCGCGCCTTTGAGGCCGGTGCCGCCGATTACGTGACCAAACCCCTGCGGCTGGAGGAAGTCATGGCCCGCATTGGCGTGCGCATGGAATCAGCCGCGCGTATCCGCGCCGCCCATGGAGCGCTTGACCATGCGGGCCGCTTCCTGCTGGCCACCAGCCATGCGGGTGATGTGCTATGGGCCACGCCGCAGGCAGGACTGGTATTGCGCGAACTGCCAGACGCGAGCGATGGAGGCACGGCCCTGCCCCTGCCCACGCCCCTGCCCGCGTCTGGCGGCGTGCTCATGCGCCATAATGTGGGTGAAAACGAACTGGTTCTGACCCTTGTGGGCATGAGCGGGCCGGATGAACTGCTGCTGCGCATCAGCCGGCAGCCGCTTTTCCCCCAGCGCATATTGCAGGACCGTCTGGGCCTGAGCGCGCGCGAGGCGGAGGTGCTGCTGTGGATCTCGCGCGGCAAGACCAGCCGTGACATTGCCGATATCCTGCAGGTCAGCCCGCGCACGATCGACAAGCATATCGAGCAGATCTACAACAAGACCGGGCTGAGCACGCGGGCTGCTGCGGCGGCTACCGCATCGCGCCTGCTGCAGGAGCGCTAAAGGCCAGATGCCCGGAAATCATATACTGAGCTCCCGGGCGCTACCTTTTTTCAACAACTTTTAGGGTTTCAGGGCACGGCCCGCGCTGCATCATCCGAAAGGCGGTCCTGCTGCATGTCGGGCGCACCGATTTCGGGGCACATCCTGCGCTGCTCGTGGCCGCGTATGACTGCCAGTTTCTGGCGCACCTGATCAAGGCTGCGCTCGGTGGCATCTTCCCTGATCGGGTGGCCCGCAGGTGCAAGCGTTGCCCCTTTCATGATGCCGAAACCCGGCACAGGATCGAATTTGACAAAAAATCCCTTCTCCGCCGGAGCTTTGTCCTGCGCCTCGGCCCGGGCTTCGCTGTGGCTGAGGGCAGTGAGCCGGTCCGACAGGCGCACATCTTCGGCCAGCAGGTGGCGGCAATCCATTTTTTCGGGGGCGGGAGCGGCCTGTGCGAGGCCCGCGCCCATGATCCCTGCCAGCAGGGCGAAGCCATACGTGGCGTTTCGCTTGAGGGTCAGCATTCCGATTTCTCCCGGCGGTGGGTCAGCCCTGCCGCCTGATAAAATGACATGAACAGGCCAGCCGTTTTCAGTACTGGAACTGCATGCCCAGCAAAAAAGCCCCCACCGCGCGCGTGCCCATGGGCTTGTAGCGCACATAATCGAACGTAAAGCGCAGGTTGTGGCCATCCATTACATAGTTACCGCCCAGATCGAGCTGGGTGGTCTTGGGGTGGCCGGGACCGTACATATCCTTTTTGAAGCGGAACTGCTGGTAGCGCACCAGCGGCTGGATGCGCCCCCAGCCCAGCCGGTATGGAATGAGGTACGCCGTGCTGGCCAGAAAGGCCGTGCCATCATTCACGCCACCCACATTGCCATAATCGGCCGAGCGCTGGCCGTAGCCTGCCGCGATATCCTTCACGCCGCCAGTATAATACTGGTAATACGCGCCCTCGAGCGTATAGACGCCGTATTTCGCGCCCTCGCCAATGCGCTTTTCAAACAGGCCATCAACATTCCATGCCTTGTAGTCGCCCTTGTCCTGCGCCGTGCCCACGCCATCGGTTTCGTACTGGCCTGCAAGGCCAATGGCCAGGATGTCGGCCTTGCCGTAATAGGTGCTGGCCGTGTAGTAGGCGGGCGACGGCTCGGGGTCGAGGAAGTTGTATTCCATGCGCGCGGCAAAGAGCGGGTGCTCGCCATAATTGGAGCCACCGCGCACCCAGTTATGCCCGCGATAGACACCGGCTACATAGCGGAAACGGTCCTTGAGCAGTTTGCCCCATACCGAGATGCCATCATCACGCCCCGACCACGCGCCCGGATACTGCGACACGATCGGAAACGCATAGGTGCTCAGAAAGTAAGGCCCATCAAGGTTTGAACGGTCGCTTGGCGTGAGCATGCGCCCGCCCCAGATATTGAACGCCTTCCACCGCTCGAACTGCAGCACGCCATCGAGCACGTTCCAGTTGCCATCGCGCAGGCGTTCGAGATTGAGCGTTGACTTGACGTATTTGTGGAACTGCGCACCCATGTAGATACGCAGGTCGCTCGCACTTGCCGCATCCTTGTTGCCCGGTATGGTGGTGTCGTGGCTCAGATACTGCGCGCGCACGCCCAGGCCCAGCGTAAAGAACTGGTCCTTGCCAAAGTTGACCGTGGTGGCCGCGCGGGCATGGGGCATGCTGGCACCAAGCGCCACACAGGCCGACAGGATACTGCCGCAACGCAGCAGTTTCTTCTTCCGGCTCATCCTGAACCGGGACACAAGCGCAATCATGAACATCCCCTTGTGGCTGCGGTCACCGACCGGCGACAGGGAAACATTACGAAATTGCACCATCAGGGCGTGATGCGTGAAATTACTTATAATGGCCGTTTATGAGCTTATTCATGCCACCAACGCGAGGCCAAACATGCCATCCCGTACTGGCCACGGGCATGCAGATATCAAAAAAGCCGCCTTTTAAAAAAAGGCGGCACCAAAAAACTTTCATTACTTCAAAGCAAGAGTTGTTACAGGCCGCCCTGCTCGATGATGAAGCGGGCAATGTCCTCCACCCCCTCGCCTGCGCGGATATTGGCGAACACAAAAGGCCGCTGCCCGCGCATGCGCCTGCTGTCACGTTCCATTACCCCAAGGTCAGCGCCCACATGCGGCGCAAGGTCGATCTTGTTGATGACCAGCAGGTCGCTGCGCGTAATGCCGGGACCGCCCTTACGGGGGATCTTGTCACCTGCCGAGACATCAATGACGTAAATGGTCAGGTCAGCCAGTTCAGGACTGAAGGTGGCGGCAAGGTTGTCGCCCCCGCTTTCCACCAGCACGAGGTCCAGCCCGGTAAAGCGCTCCGTCAGCTCCGCAATGCCGGCTAGGTTGATGCTGGCATCCTCGCGTATGGCCGTGTGCGGGCAGCCGCCGGTCTCGATACCCATGATGCGCTCGGGCGGGAGCGAGCCCGCGCAGGTCAGGAACTCCGCATCCTCACGTGTATAGATATCGTTGGTGATGGCAGCGATATTGTATTCATTGCGAAAGCGGCGGCACAGCGCATCCATCAATGCTGTCTTGCCCGTGCCCACCGGGCCGCCAATACCCACGCGCAGCGGGCCGTGCTTTGCTTTTGTCATGTTCTGAACAACCTCGTTTCCTGGGTTTCGTGATGCATGGCGGCGAGGTCGGCGGCAAAACACGCCCCGCCCACATCGTCCAGCGTCTGGCGCATAGCCTGCCCTGCCGCCTGCGCCAGCACGGATTCAAGCCGGGCCAGCGCGTGCAGCCCATCGGTCTGGCCCAGCGGCACCAGCCGCACGGCAGCCGACACCAATGCTGCCACTGCCGCATACCCGCCCGACAGCACAGCCTGCCCCACGGCCACGCCACCACGACGAAACACCAGCCCCTGCACTACAGGCAGCGGCCAGCGCGTGCCCGCCAGCGCTGCCCTGGGCGGCACGACATTCCACACCGCCGCCGCCCGCAAAAAGGCCTCGCCCTGATACACCGTCTCCTCATACCGCTCGCGCGAGGAGGCTGAGGCACAGGCAAAGCGGGCAATCTCGCGCAGGCGGGCATCATCCTCCCCCGCCTGCCATGCCGCATGCACA
This is a stretch of genomic DNA from Komagataeibacter xylinus. It encodes these proteins:
- a CDS encoding ATP-binding protein produces the protein MPHPTSRLRIVRPRRAYSRWAADQTFEDYALRFTARSARMATPMRAARTALGSISFLALEAMGGTLTLAFGFANTAAAIALVTAVIFAITLPLCATAARAGLDIDLLTRGTGFGYIGSTITSLLYAIFTFIFFGLEAAILAGTLHGLLGMKLWLAYLLCAVIIIPLVTWGITFIARFQIATQPVWLALNLIPLVVMAGLHPDLLGQWTHFSTSYGAPGRIDPLAVGTAASLMIVLVCQSAEQIDFLRFLPEPTRCNRRQWWTALLLGGPGWVVLDAFKLLAGSFLAWVVLRAGFSPLQAVQPGVMYRFAWGSFTPAPVATALTVALVALAQVKVNITNAYAGSLAWSNFFSRLTHTHPGRVFYVIFNVMIALLLMEAGLVSTIQTGITLYGVLACAWIGAILGDVALCKPLGLSPPFVEFKRALLPDFNIVGLGAWGIAAGTGVTAFMGYLGPMAAAYAPFLTLVVAFGAAPVLAWLTGGRTYLARPQPAGWNDRPAMTCVICEHTFEARDMAPCPAYGGTICSLCCSLDGRCRDRCKPVSTRMGSQLAAPLRALPPRLRRWLVAPAGRFTLMLAGMALGMGLLAWTTGHAWRGIMVPVFLAGTVGAWLLVMAQQGRRTATRETLHQTRQLMNEIRARRRTDHALKLAREKAEAASLAKTRYISGISHEIRSPLNAIMGYIQLLQHDTRLPPERHQALGIMRESGEHITSILSGLLDISRIEAGRIELHADTIALPAFVESVAQMIRPQAQARGLELIWRPGYLPAVVTCDEHRLRQILLNLLSNAVKFTRQGTVTFSARWQGQIAEFIIEDTGPGIAEEDHARIFEPFERGSASAGVPGTGLGLTITRLLTEILGGELTFTSTPGKGSRFRVRLMLSDRQVELPARLPAFPTGYEGPRRTVLVVDDNAEHRLIMREILERCGFAFEGAESGAECLDRLPLVQPDLLLLDLSMPGMDGRDLALRIRRSAHARVPIMFLTGNLVESANRHVPSLEDCPVLGKPVNLSVLVTKMGQMLGLEWIFPAPDEPDTAPLAPPDTDTPTTLPEAERAALLALLDGGNLRHLRAHLTTLRDQHPALSGAIEPLLVLATSYQLEALRHHLERPTP
- a CDS encoding DNA-binding response regulator, which encodes MTVPDPSRKSVLVIDDDPAVLGLMDEKLTDGGYTVLLAQSGMAALAVVARTVPDLIMVDALMPGMNGWEVCAALHDDPRLNLVPIIFMTGLTETEHVIRAFEAGAADYVTKPLRLEEVMARIGVRMESAARIRAAHGALDHAGRFLLATSHAGDVLWATPQAGLVLRELPDASDGGTALPLPTPLPASGGVLMRHNVGENELVLTLVGMSGPDELLLRISRQPLFPQRILQDRLGLSAREAEVLLWISRGKTSRDIADILQVSPRTIDKHIEQIYNKTGLSTRAAAAATASRLLQER
- a CDS encoding porin codes for the protein MIALVSRFRMSRKKKLLRCGSILSACVALGASMPHARAATTVNFGKDQFFTLGLGVRAQYLSHDTTIPGNKDAASASDLRIYMGAQFHKYVKSTLNLERLRDGNWNVLDGVLQFERWKAFNIWGGRMLTPSDRSNLDGPYFLSTYAFPIVSQYPGAWSGRDDGISVWGKLLKDRFRYVAGVYRGHNWVRGGSNYGEHPLFAARMEYNFLDPEPSPAYYTASTYYGKADILAIGLAGQYETDGVGTAQDKGDYKAWNVDGLFEKRIGEGAKYGVYTLEGAYYQYYTGGVKDIAAGYGQRSADYGNVGGVNDGTAFLASTAYLIPYRLGWGRIQPLVRYQQFRFKKDMYGPGHPKTTQLDLGGNYVMDGHNLRFTFDYVRYKPMGTRAVGAFLLGMQFQY
- the ureG gene encoding urease accessory protein UreG; protein product: MTKAKHGPLRVGIGGPVGTGKTALMDALCRRFRNEYNIAAITNDIYTREDAEFLTCAGSLPPERIMGIETGGCPHTAIREDASINLAGIAELTERFTGLDLVLVESGGDNLAATFSPELADLTIYVIDVSAGDKIPRKGGPGITRSDLLVINKIDLAPHVGADLGVMERDSRRMRGQRPFVFANIRAGEGVEDIARFIIEQGGL
- a CDS encoding urease accessory protein UreF; the protein is MAGQDFLRLLSWVSPAFPTGGYAYSHGLEWAVERGDVRDVESLCAWVGALLRHGSLGNDLIIVHAAWQAGEDDARLREIARFACASASSRERYEETVYQGEAFLRAAAVWNVVPPRAALAGTRWPLPVVQGLVFRRGGVAVGQAVLSGGYAAVAALVSAAVRLVPLGQTDGLHALARLESVLAQAAGQAMRQTLDDVGGACFAADLAAMHHETQETRLFRT